In one Solanum lycopersicum chromosome 11, SLM_r2.1 genomic region, the following are encoded:
- the I2C7 gene encoding putative disease resistance protein isoform X1 — protein sequence MHGIREVTEEFYGSLSSKKPFNCLEELEFSDMPEWKQWHLLGSGEFPTLEKLDIINCPELSLETRTPVQLSSLKSFQVIRSPKVGFVYEGMKQIEELYIGNCKSVTSFPFSILPTTLKRLEISGCPKLKLDPPFVEMFLEELSVVECDCIDDISAELLPTARELSIRNCHNLTRFSIPTATETLFIQNCENVEKLSGGGTQMSSLTIWNCKKLKWLPQLLPFLKHLYVDNCPEIESFPQGGLQRLIIWNCKTLVSRREEWTLPCLTELWISHDEEIVGGENWELPTSIQILSISNLKTLSSQHLKSLTSLRHLCVKGNLPQIQSMLEQGQFSHLTSLQCLRIMGFRNLQSLAESALPSSLSHLDISHCPNLQSLGMPSSLSELSISNCPLLTPLLEFDKGEYWPQIAHISTIQIDEECL from the coding sequence ATGCATGGAATAAGAGAGGTGACGGAAGAATTCTATGGCAGTTTGTCTTCCAAAAAGCCTTTTAACTGTCTTGAGGAGCTTGAATTTTCTGATATGCCGGAGTGGAAGCAATGGCACCTTCTAGGAAGTGGAGAGTTTCCTACACTTGAGAAGCTTGACATTATAAATTGTCCTGAACTCAGTTTGGAGACACGGACACCCGTCCAACTTTCAAGTTTAAAAAGTTTTCAAGTAATTCGTTCTCCTAAAGTTGGATTTGTTTATGAGGGAATGAAGCAGATTGAGGAATTATATATCGGAAATTGTAAGTCTGTTACCTCCTTTCCTTTTAGCATACTGCCCACTACCTTGAAGAGACTAGAGATATCTGGTTGCCCAAAATTGAAATTGGATCCGCCATTTGTTGAGATGTTTCTGGAGGAATTGAGTGTGGTAGAATGTGATTGTATAGATGATATATCAGCTGAGTTGCTCCCAACAGCACGCGAATTGAGTATTAGGAATTGCCACAACCTTACTAGGTTTTCTATTCCTACTGCCACTGAAACTCTCTTTATTCAGAATTGTGAGAATGTTGAAAAACTATCCGGTGGGGGGACCCAGATGTCGTCACTGACTATTTGGAACTGTAAGAAGCTGAAGTGGCTGCCACAACTCCTTCCATTTCTTAAGCATCTGTATGTGGATAATTGTCCAGAAATAGAGTCCTTTCCTCAAGGAGGATTGCAAAGACTTATAATCTGGAATTGTAAGACACTGGTGAGCCGCCGAGAGGAGTGGACACTCCCctgtctcacagagttatggATCTCTCATGACGAAGAGATTGTTGGTGGTGAGAATTGGGAGTTGCCTACCTCTATTCAAATACTTTCTATATCCAATCTGAAAACGTTAAGCAGCCAACATCTCAAAAGCCTCACCTCTCTTCGACATCTTTGTGTGAAGGGTAATTTGCCTCAAATTCAGTCAATGCTGGAACAAGGCCAATTTTCTCACCTCACTTCGCTTCAATGTCTACGAATCATGGGTTTCCGTAATCTCCAATCACTTGCTGAATCAGCACTGCCCTCGTCCCTCTCTCACCTTGACATCTCCCATTGCCCTAATCTCCAATCTCTTGGGATGCCATCTTCCCTCTCTGAACTATCTATTTCCAACTGTCCATTGCTCACACCACTACTAGAATTCGACAAGGGGGAATACTGGCCACAAATTGCTCATATATCCACCATACAGATCGATGAGGAATGCctttaa
- the I2C7 gene encoding putative disease resistance protein (The RefSeq protein has 5 substitutions, 1 non-frameshifting indel compared to this genomic sequence): MHGIREVTEEFYGSLSSKKPFNCLEELEFSDMPEWKQWHLLGSGEFPTLEKLDIINCPELSLETRTPVQLSSLKSFQVIRSPKVGFVYEGMKQIEELYIGNCNSVTSFPFSILPTTLKRLEISGCPKLKLDPPFVEMFLEELSVVECDCIDDISAELLPTARELSIRNCHNLTRFSIPTATETLFIQNCENVEKLSGGGTQMSSLTIWNCKKLKWLPLPQLLPFLKHLYVDNCPEIESFPQGGLQRLVIWNCKTLVSRREEWTLPCLTELWISHDEEIVGGENWELPTSIQILAISNLKTLSSQHLKSLTSLRHLCVKGNLPQIQSMLEQGQFSHLTSLQCLRIRDFRNLQSLAESALPSSLSHLDISHCPNLQSLGMPSSLSELSISNCPLLTPLLEFDKGEYWPQIAHISTIQIDEECL, translated from the coding sequence ATGCATGGAATAAGAGAGGTGACGGAAGAATTCTATGGCAGTTTGTCTTCCAAAAAGCCTTTTAACTGTCTTGAGGAGCTTGAATTTTCTGATATGCCGGAGTGGAAGCAATGGCACCTTCTAGGAAGTGGAGAGTTTCCTACACTTGAGAAGCTTGACATTATAAATTGTCCTGAACTCAGTTTGGAGACACGGACACCCGTCCAACTTTCAAGTTTAAAAAGTTTTCAAGTAATTCGTTCTCCTAAAGTTGGATTTGTTTATGAGGGAATGAAGCAGATTGAGGAATTATATATCGGAAATTGTAAGTCTGTTACCTCCTTTCCTTTTAGCATACTGCCCACTACCTTGAAGAGACTAGAGATATCTGGTTGCCCAAAATTGAAATTGGATCCGCCATTTGTTGAGATGTTTCTGGAGGAATTGAGTGTGGTAGAATGTGATTGTATAGATGATATATCAGCTGAGTTGCTCCCAACAGCACGCGAATTGAGTATTAGGAATTGCCACAACCTTACTAGGTTTTCTATTCCTACTGCCACTGAAACTCTCTTTATTCAGAATTGTGAGAATGTTGAAAAACTATCCGGTGGGGGGACCCAGATGTCGTCACTGACTATTTGGAACTGTAAGAAGCTGAAGTGGCTGCCACAACTCCTTCCATTTCTTAAGCATCTGTATGTGGATAATTGTCCAGAAATAGAGTCCTTTCCTCAAGGAGGATTGCAAAGACTTATAATCTGGAATTGTAAGACACTGGTGAGCCGCCGAGAGGAGTGGACACTCCCctgtctcacagagttatggATCTCTCATGACGAAGAGATTGTTGGTGGTGAGAATTGGGAGTTGCCTACCTCTATTCAAATACTTTCTATATCCAATCTGAAAACGTTAAGCAGCCAACATCTCAAAAGCCTCACCTCTCTTCGACATCTTTGTGTGAAGGGTAATTTGCCTCAAATTCAGTCAATGCTGGAACAAGGCCAATTTTCTCACCTCACTTCGCTTCAATGTCTACGAATCATGGGTTTCCGTAATCTCCAATCACTTGCTGAATCAGCACTGCCCTCGTCCCTCTCTCACCTTGACATCTCCCATTGCCCTAATCTCCAATCTCTTGGGATGCCATCTTCCCTCTCTGAACTATCTATTTCCAACTGTCCATTGCTCACACCACTACTAGAATTCGACAAGGGGGAATACTGGCCACAAATTGCTCATATATCCACCATACAGATCGATGAGGAATGCctttaa